From the Clostridiales bacterium FE2011 genome, one window contains:
- a CDS encoding NAD(P)-dependent glycerol-3-phosphate dehydrogenase: MIITVAGAGTWGAALGRALSQKGYEIRIWSRFQEETDKLSTERKHPNLPGVIIPEEIVFTSDIGEAAAGADYLLMVVPSVYTRETIRDFAPYIEEKTVLISAAKGIEKDTLMTLTEVLRDELEKAGKKNQAVALSGPTHAEEVAKDLPTLIVCACEDMDCAAGVQQLFDGTCIRPYINPDEKGVQICGALKNVEALAVGIARGLGYGDNTCAAMITRGMEEIRRLGLAMGCREKTFFGLAGIGDLIVTATSQHSRNNRAGYLIGQGKSVEEAVREIGMVVEGMNALPAAVTLCEKYGMDMPLINAVRLIVNENARPSDVVKELMNRSLKTE; encoded by the coding sequence ATGATTATAACTGTAGCCGGAGCAGGTACCTGGGGTGCCGCGCTTGGAAGAGCACTTTCACAAAAAGGATATGAAATCCGTATCTGGAGCCGCTTTCAGGAAGAAACCGACAAGCTTTCCACAGAAAGAAAACATCCGAACCTTCCGGGAGTCATAATACCGGAAGAAATTGTTTTCACCTCTGATATCGGAGAAGCCGCAGCCGGGGCAGATTATCTCCTGATGGTGGTTCCTTCCGTATATACCCGGGAAACAATTCGTGATTTTGCCCCTTATATTGAGGAAAAAACGGTGCTGATCAGCGCGGCAAAGGGTATTGAAAAAGATACGCTGATGACGCTGACAGAAGTACTGCGGGATGAACTGGAAAAGGCAGGGAAAAAGAACCAGGCAGTTGCTTTAAGCGGACCGACACACGCGGAAGAAGTGGCCAAGGATCTGCCCACCCTGATTGTATGTGCCTGCGAGGACATGGACTGCGCCGCGGGAGTGCAGCAGCTATTTGACGGAACCTGTATCAGACCCTATATCAATCCGGACGAAAAAGGGGTGCAGATCTGCGGCGCACTGAAAAACGTTGAGGCACTGGCTGTCGGTATTGCCAGGGGACTCGGATACGGAGACAACACCTGCGCCGCCATGATCACCCGGGGCATGGAGGAAATCCGCCGCCTGGGCCTGGCTATGGGATGCCGTGAAAAGACCTTCTTCGGCCTTGCAGGCATCGGCGACCTGATTGTAACAGCAACCAGCCAGCATTCCAGGAACAACCGGGCCGGATACCTGATCGGCCAGGGCAAATCCGTGGAAGAAGCAGTACGGGAAATCGGCATGGTGGTGGAGGGAATGAACGCCCTGCCGGCCGCGGTGACCCTGTGCGAAAAATACGGCATGGATATGCCGCTGATCAACGCTGTCAGACTGATTGTGAACGAAAACGCCAGGCCTTCAGACGTGGTAAAGGAACTGATGAACAGAAGCCTGAAAACCGAATAA
- a CDS encoding 5-bromo-4-chloroindolyl phosphate hydrolysis family protein — MSKKNPNSNKKSGGAGFIITLLILSSLSGFSFGGIIAGVLLGLGIGKITSIMGSGLDTTTHNRRDRERQAREEAAARQQAEIRSRQLAAEAEEKKKADANRIPLTGDKIADAVITTGQDMLNTIKKENAAIPDQELTEQMNNLYVKCEQIFRTVSETPSKAPQVRKFMNYYLPTTLKMLANYRTMQQRGVSYGEMKEARETTVHGMNLILTACQKQIDNLHRENMLDISTDIEVLEQMLKRDGFMENEIVESARTAAEAQMRYSSAPVMNFPSASDDHEIPSGIQAGIQQE; from the coding sequence GTGAGCAAGAAGAACCCCAACAGCAATAAAAAGTCCGGCGGAGCCGGTTTTATTATAACTCTGCTTATTCTTTCCTCCCTCAGCGGCTTTTCCTTCGGTGGAATTATTGCCGGTGTGCTTCTGGGGCTTGGTATTGGCAAAATCACCAGTATCATGGGAAGCGGCCTGGATACCACCACCCATAACCGTCGTGACCGGGAGCGCCAGGCCCGTGAAGAGGCCGCCGCCCGCCAGCAGGCTGAAATCCGCAGCCGTCAGCTCGCCGCCGAAGCCGAGGAGAAGAAAAAGGCAGACGCGAACCGTATTCCCCTTACCGGCGACAAAATCGCTGACGCGGTGATTACCACCGGCCAGGATATGCTGAATACAATTAAAAAAGAAAACGCTGCCATTCCCGATCAGGAACTGACCGAGCAGATGAATAACCTTTACGTCAAGTGTGAGCAGATTTTCAGAACCGTATCCGAAACGCCCTCCAAAGCGCCCCAGGTCCGGAAGTTTATGAATTACTACCTGCCCACCACCCTGAAAATGCTGGCCAATTACCGTACCATGCAGCAGCGCGGCGTTTCCTACGGTGAAATGAAAGAAGCCCGTGAGACCACCGTTCACGGCATGAACCTGATCCTTACCGCCTGCCAGAAGCAGATTGACAACCTCCATCGGGAGAACATGCTTGATATTTCCACCGATATTGAGGTACTCGAGCAGATGCTCAAGCGGGACGGCTTCATGGAAAACGAAATCGTTGAATCTGCCCGTACCGCCGCCGAAGCGCAGATGCGTTATTCATCCGCTCCCGTGATGAATTTCCCTTCCGCTTCCGATGATCATGAGATCCCGTCCGGTATTCAGGCCGGTATTCAGCAGGAATAA
- a CDS encoding DUF1934 domain-containing protein, translating into MDSRKPVFINLLTIARYDHMPDYPIQFMTVGKLNYTNPEEALLQYEETQQDEETGAILKSDISLTLKNGRITMERKGDFSNTMVFAKGQRFEGVYHTPYGEMDMAVFTKEAACRFGSSEGNIHLKYQLNIQGNYTSTNELHLEYRSEQE; encoded by the coding sequence GTGGACAGCCGTAAACCTGTATTTATCAATCTGCTGACAATAGCCAGGTATGATCATATGCCGGATTATCCCATTCAGTTTATGACTGTGGGCAAACTGAACTATACCAATCCGGAGGAAGCCCTGCTGCAGTATGAAGAAACGCAGCAGGATGAAGAAACGGGCGCCATCCTGAAATCCGATATTTCCCTTACGCTGAAGAACGGCCGGATTACCATGGAGCGGAAAGGGGATTTTTCCAATACGATGGTATTTGCCAAAGGACAGCGTTTTGAAGGCGTATACCATACGCCCTACGGCGAAATGGATATGGCTGTGTTCACCAAGGAAGCCGCCTGCCGGTTCGGCAGCTCCGAAGGAAACATCCACCTGAAATACCAGCTGAATATCCAGGGAAATTATACCTCAACCAACGAACTTCACCTTGAATACAGATCAGAACAGGAATAA
- a CDS encoding tRNA 2-thiocytidine biosynthesis protein TtcA: MKKTLGCIRKADHDFNLIESGDRVAVGISGGKDSLLLLHALSLYRQFSHKDFSLYAITVTLGLEPFDLSRIRALCDQLGIEYIVQETEIGKIIFDYRQEKNPCALCAKMRRAVLANTCVEYNINKLALGHHREDAIETLLMSLFNEGRFKTFHPKTRMSRTGITVIRPLIYLPESHVKHMAKVLDLPVVKSPCPADGNTDRQKMKDLMRELRKVFPDANERFLHALQQDHYDLWQKDDSSSGNG; the protein is encoded by the coding sequence ATGAAGAAAACACTTGGCTGTATTCGCAAGGCGGATCATGATTTTAATCTTATTGAATCCGGTGATCGTGTGGCTGTCGGTATTTCCGGCGGAAAGGATTCCCTCCTGCTTCTGCATGCACTCAGCCTCTACCGTCAGTTCTCCCACAAGGATTTTTCGCTTTATGCCATTACCGTTACCCTGGGGCTGGAACCTTTCGACCTTTCCCGAATCCGTGCCCTTTGTGATCAGCTTGGCATTGAATATATTGTGCAGGAAACTGAAATAGGCAAAATCATTTTTGATTATCGGCAGGAAAAGAATCCCTGTGCGCTCTGCGCCAAAATGCGCCGCGCGGTCCTTGCCAACACCTGTGTGGAATACAATATCAATAAGCTTGCCCTGGGACATCATCGGGAGGACGCCATTGAAACCCTGCTCATGTCTCTTTTTAATGAAGGGCGGTTTAAAACCTTCCACCCGAAAACCCGTATGAGCAGGACCGGCATCACCGTGATCCGTCCCCTGATTTACCTGCCTGAGAGCCATGTAAAACATATGGCAAAAGTGCTGGACCTGCCTGTCGTCAAATCTCCCTGTCCGGCAGACGGCAATACAGACCGGCAGAAAATGAAGGATCTTATGCGGGAACTCCGCAAGGTATTTCCTGACGCGAACGAGCGATTCCTCCATGCCCTCCAGCAGGATCATTATGATCTCTGGCAGAAGGATGATTCCTCTTCCGGCAACGGATGA
- the ispE gene encoding 4-(cytidine 5'-diphospho)-2-C-methyl-D-erythritol kinase: MILKAYAKINWSLDITGQREDGYHIMDMLMQPVSLADEISLSPAASLSITTGGWPRSRADESNLAYRAALALKNETGYPRGARIHVDKRIPIGAGMGGGSSDAAAVLTGLNRLWNTGLSGTDLERIGLTIGADVPFMIRGGLTRTRGIGEDMEDHDCCYSYWLIVIQPCPGLSTAQVFSLWHESAPADRPDTDKALQALETGDLNLLCSSIGNVLQPVSEKLRPEIGEACNVLISEGAQAARMTGSGSAVFGVFRSPAVAEKAYKRIAARYKTVFLCHTQHDSVRIMEE, encoded by the coding sequence ATGATCCTGAAAGCCTATGCCAAAATCAACTGGTCGCTGGATATTACGGGTCAGCGTGAAGACGGATATCATATAATGGATATGCTGATGCAGCCCGTTTCCCTGGCGGATGAAATTTCCCTGTCTCCAGCCGCGTCTCTTTCGATCACAACCGGCGGCTGGCCCCGTTCCCGCGCGGATGAAAGCAATCTGGCCTATCGTGCTGCCCTCGCGCTGAAAAATGAAACCGGATATCCCCGGGGCGCCCGGATCCATGTGGATAAACGGATCCCGATCGGTGCCGGTATGGGCGGCGGCAGTTCGGATGCAGCCGCTGTGCTGACCGGTCTCAATCGTCTCTGGAACACTGGCCTCTCCGGCACGGATCTGGAACGGATCGGACTTACCATTGGCGCGGATGTTCCTTTCATGATCCGCGGCGGCCTTACCCGCACCCGCGGCATCGGCGAGGATATGGAAGATCATGATTGCTGTTACAGCTACTGGCTGATTGTCATCCAGCCCTGTCCCGGGCTCAGTACCGCTCAGGTATTCAGCCTCTGGCACGAATCTGCCCCTGCTGATCGTCCTGATACGGACAAGGCGCTGCAGGCGCTGGAAACTGGCGATCTGAATCTCCTTTGTTCTTCTATCGGCAATGTGCTTCAGCCTGTATCGGAAAAGCTTCGTCCCGAGATTGGAGAAGCCTGCAACGTGCTGATCTCAGAAGGTGCTCAGGCAGCCCGGATGACCGGCAGCGGAAGCGCCGTTTTCGGAGTGTTCCGTTCTCCCGCTGTCGCGGAGAAAGCATATAAGCGGATTGCCGCACGCTATAAAACTGTTTTTCTCTGTCATACCCAGCATGACAGCGTACGGATTATGGAGGAGTAG
- a CDS encoding dephospho-CoA kinase produces MRLIGITGSIACGKSTVSRELFRRGYPVIDGDVLARELTGAGGAAMAEIGSVFGDQYIAPDGSLNRRLMGQLVFSDPTARARLDQLMAPYLQNLTMERISQARASGASLCFLDMPLLFEKGYDRYCDAVWCVWLPEETQLERLIARDRFTREEALSRMRAVMSSDQKADLSSVVIDNSGSVENTLRQVNEQLQVEQRRSESAARRRRQPESSPSLPQQQRYREAPSLPPDMDMIERPESSRRKPSDRKAEWPMPRWTKIALICALFVLLSAFTAQMLMGGYLSGRQKKHESEQQAIDDNYPLYYTEAIRKNAAEFHLAPALVAAVIRNESSFRPTVESSVGARGLMQLMPDTAEWIAHKLKVDNYSFEMMKEPEYNIRFGCWYLSYLSSLFNSDPWCVVCAYHAGQGEVSSWLSNPLYSNDRKTLIRSNLPEGPTKQYAGRVTRDYGIYQAKYFDQGASVSPSADNAAAD; encoded by the coding sequence ATGCGTCTGATCGGAATCACCGGAAGTATAGCCTGCGGAAAATCCACTGTCAGCCGTGAATTGTTCCGCCGGGGCTATCCTGTTATCGACGGGGATGTTCTCGCCCGTGAGCTTACAGGTGCCGGTGGTGCTGCCATGGCCGAAATCGGTTCTGTTTTCGGGGATCAGTATATTGCTCCCGACGGTTCCCTGAACCGTCGTTTGATGGGGCAGCTCGTCTTTTCTGATCCCACTGCCAGGGCCCGGCTGGATCAGCTGATGGCTCCGTATCTTCAGAACCTGACCATGGAAAGGATCAGTCAGGCCCGCGCTTCCGGTGCAAGCCTTTGTTTCCTGGATATGCCCCTTCTTTTTGAAAAGGGATATGACCGGTACTGCGACGCCGTCTGGTGTGTCTGGCTTCCGGAAGAGACGCAGCTGGAACGGCTCATTGCCCGTGACAGATTTACCCGCGAGGAAGCCCTCAGCCGGATGCGCGCTGTCATGTCATCCGATCAGAAGGCGGATCTTTCCTCCGTTGTGATTGATAATTCCGGTTCGGTCGAAAATACACTCAGGCAGGTAAATGAACAGCTCCAGGTAGAGCAGCGTCGTTCCGAATCCGCTGCCAGGCGCAGGCGGCAGCCGGAATCCTCTCCATCACTCCCGCAGCAGCAGCGGTATAGAGAAGCACCCTCCCTGCCTCCGGATATGGACATGATCGAACGTCCGGAATCCTCACGCAGGAAGCCGTCTGACCGGAAGGCCGAATGGCCCATGCCCCGCTGGACCAAAATTGCGCTGATCTGCGCTCTGTTTGTTCTTCTTTCCGCTTTCACTGCCCAGATGCTGATGGGCGGATATCTTTCCGGTCGTCAGAAAAAACATGAGTCGGAACAGCAAGCAATTGATGATAATTATCCGTTATATTATACGGAGGCAATCCGGAAAAACGCTGCCGAGTTTCATCTCGCCCCGGCGCTGGTTGCTGCTGTCATCCGGAACGAGAGTTCTTTCCGGCCCACAGTTGAATCCTCAGTCGGAGCCCGCGGCCTCATGCAGCTCATGCCGGATACGGCTGAATGGATCGCCCATAAGCTGAAAGTGGATAATTACTCTTTTGAAATGATGAAAGAACCGGAGTACAATATCCGCTTTGGCTGCTGGTACCTGAGTTACCTCAGCAGCCTCTTCAACAGTGACCCCTGGTGCGTTGTCTGTGCTTATCACGCGGGCCAGGGAGAGGTTTCCTCCTGGCTGTCCAATCCGCTTTACAGCAATGACCGGAAGACGCTGATCCGGAGCAACCTGCCGGAGGGTCCTACAAAACAGTATGCAGGGAGAGTAACAAGAGATTATGGAATTTATCAGGCGAAATACTTTGATCAGGGTGCTTCTGTCAGTCCTTCTGCTGATAACGCTGCTGCCGATTAA
- a CDS encoding toxic anion resistance protein: MSETNPMPQLSLAPSAPEPELAGAPVESIQQTAAPAVEEQAPGLDESQLTEAEKKAIEDFISKVDVTNPDHVLLFGADAQKRIADFSQTALDAVKTQDTGAVGNMLVNLVAELKGFKKDTEEPKGLSRLFSKAEDKIVRMQARYNKVSVNVENIASSLEGYQAQLLKDVAMFDRLYDQNSDYFHQLTLYIIAGDKKLRQIRETELKELMDKAAASGDAMDAQKANDLAAQCDRFEKKLYDLKLTRQVAIQMAPQIRLLQNNDSLLVEKIQSTLSNTLPLWKSQMVLALGMHHSQEALKAQTAVTDMTNELLKQNAQALKIGTIQTAKEAERGIIDIETLIQTNQDLIDTINDVMDIQAQGHAKRIEAEKTLYSMEAELKKKLLSTRI; the protein is encoded by the coding sequence ATGTCTGAAACCAATCCTATGCCTCAGCTTTCCCTGGCTCCTTCTGCTCCCGAACCCGAACTGGCCGGAGCCCCTGTTGAAAGCATTCAGCAGACCGCTGCTCCCGCGGTGGAAGAACAGGCTCCCGGCCTTGATGAAAGCCAGCTGACTGAAGCTGAAAAGAAAGCCATCGAAGATTTCATCAGCAAAGTCGATGTGACCAATCCGGATCACGTCCTGCTCTTTGGTGCGGATGCCCAGAAGCGCATCGCAGATTTCTCCCAGACCGCCCTGGACGCCGTCAAAACCCAGGATACCGGCGCCGTCGGCAATATGCTGGTCAATCTTGTGGCAGAGCTGAAAGGCTTCAAAAAGGATACGGAAGAGCCCAAGGGCCTTTCCCGTCTCTTCAGCAAGGCGGAGGACAAGATCGTCCGCATGCAGGCCCGCTACAACAAAGTCTCAGTCAACGTTGAGAACATTGCCTCTTCCCTGGAAGGTTATCAGGCTCAGCTGCTCAAGGACGTTGCCATGTTTGACCGTCTCTATGACCAGAACAGCGATTATTTCCATCAGCTGACCCTTTATATCATTGCCGGTGACAAGAAGCTCCGCCAGATCCGGGAAACCGAACTGAAAGAGCTGATGGACAAGGCTGCCGCCAGCGGCGATGCCATGGACGCCCAGAAGGCCAATGACCTGGCTGCCCAGTGCGACCGTTTCGAAAAGAAACTTTATGACCTGAAGCTGACCCGTCAGGTTGCCATCCAGATGGCGCCCCAGATCCGCCTGCTTCAGAATAACGACAGCCTCCTGGTTGAAAAGATTCAGTCCACCCTCTCCAACACCCTTCCCCTGTGGAAGAGCCAGATGGTGCTTGCCCTCGGTATGCATCATTCCCAGGAGGCCCTGAAAGCCCAGACCGCCGTTACGGATATGACCAATGAACTGCTCAAGCAGAACGCCCAGGCGCTGAAGATCGGCACCATCCAGACCGCAAAGGAAGCTGAGCGCGGCATCATAGACATTGAGACGCTGATCCAGACCAATCAGGATCTTATTGACACCATCAACGATGTGATGGATATTCAGGCCCAGGGTCACGCCAAGCGCATTGAAGCGGAGAAGACCCTCTACTCCATGGAAGCTGAACTCAAGAAAAAGCTTCTCTCCACCAGGATCTGA
- a CDS encoding ABC transporter substrate-binding protein: MIRVLLSVLLLITLLPINPVSADGIEKHFSIGIQSTKTLAIRPFEAVERDMLSVYNAVYESLILIDDVYMPQGSLAESWEESNNGKTWTFTLRDDIRFSDGTPITAYDVVASAQYILDKANDENIADHGFYYNLAYFVKSISAKDDKIVIVKTKRPYFGILYEMTFPVVPAAQVAYDAPIGSGPYVITSFNPGVSLMLETNKNWWKAKEPWVEQIIFSFTDTPRSVIENYEYSRTQAVFTRSIASTQYKTTMHSVTMSYRTNQLDVLFMNNTVSELTPEVRKAIRYVVDKQKIIDNIYSGLAKSTNFPFYPGTWMYNENLDPTFSLNLDEARRLLAAAGWEDSDENGILDRTDAEGKVTNLHLRFYVYEEPDNDVRVEAANMIADMLAQVGISTKVEAMTLANAKEKLKAGSFDLVLGSFAMDVCPDPGFILMRGNAGNYCRYKSSRMTELCEQLRKEYSYQGFRQRLMEIQSLFAEDCPFICMYYRMGNVLSRAMYTSCRDVREYELLRGIESYEPKDN; encoded by the coding sequence TTGATCAGGGTGCTTCTGTCAGTCCTTCTGCTGATAACGCTGCTGCCGATTAATCCCGTATCGGCTGATGGTATCGAGAAGCATTTTTCGATCGGTATCCAGAGCACCAAAACCCTTGCCATCCGTCCCTTTGAAGCTGTGGAACGGGATATGCTTTCTGTTTACAATGCCGTCTATGAGAGTCTGATTCTCATTGATGATGTCTATATGCCCCAGGGCTCCCTGGCTGAAAGCTGGGAGGAAAGCAACAACGGCAAAACCTGGACCTTCACCCTTCGGGATGATATCCGTTTTTCCGACGGCACACCCATCACCGCATACGACGTGGTTGCTTCCGCCCAGTATATCCTGGATAAGGCCAATGATGAAAACATTGCGGATCATGGTTTTTACTACAACCTTGCCTATTTTGTGAAATCCATTTCCGCCAAGGACGATAAAATCGTGATCGTCAAGACTAAGCGGCCCTATTTCGGCATTCTTTATGAGATGACTTTTCCCGTCGTTCCCGCGGCCCAGGTTGCTTATGATGCTCCTATCGGCAGCGGTCCCTATGTGATCACCAGTTTTAATCCAGGCGTCAGCCTCATGCTGGAAACGAACAAGAACTGGTGGAAGGCGAAGGAACCCTGGGTGGAGCAGATCATTTTTTCCTTTACCGATACGCCGCGTTCTGTGATCGAAAACTATGAATACAGCCGTACACAGGCGGTTTTCACCCGGTCCATCGCCAGCACGCAGTATAAAACGACCATGCATTCTGTCACCATGAGTTACAGGACCAATCAGCTGGACGTTCTGTTTATGAACAATACCGTATCCGAGCTGACTCCTGAGGTGCGCAAAGCCATCCGGTATGTGGTGGACAAGCAGAAAATCATCGATAACATCTATTCTGGCTTGGCAAAATCCACCAATTTCCCCTTTTATCCCGGCACCTGGATGTACAATGAAAACCTTGATCCCACTTTCTCTTTGAATCTGGATGAAGCCAGGAGGCTCCTTGCTGCGGCCGGCTGGGAGGATTCTGATGAAAACGGAATCCTGGACCGCACGGATGCCGAAGGAAAGGTGACCAACCTGCATCTCCGTTTTTATGTCTATGAAGAGCCGGATAACGACGTGCGGGTGGAAGCCGCCAACATGATTGCGGATATGCTGGCCCAGGTGGGAATCAGCACCAAGGTGGAAGCCATGACCCTGGCCAACGCGAAAGAGAAGCTGAAGGCCGGTTCCTTTGACCTGGTGCTTGGCTCCTTTGCCATGGATGTCTGTCCGGATCCCGGTTTCATCCTGATGCGTGGTAACGCCGGCAATTACTGCCGTTATAAGAGCAGCCGGATGACGGAGCTTTGCGAACAGCTCCGGAAAGAATATTCCTACCAGGGATTCCGCCAACGGCTGATGGAAATCCAGTCCCTCTTTGCGGAAGACTGTCCCTTTATCTGCATGTATTACAGAATGGGCAATGTTCTCTCCCGCGCCATGTACACATCCTGCCGCGATGTCCGGGAATATGAACTCCTGCGCGGCATCGAAAGCTACGAACCCAAGGACAATTGA